The following proteins come from a genomic window of Labeo rohita strain BAU-BD-2019 chromosome 25, IGBB_LRoh.1.0, whole genome shotgun sequence:
- the znf800a gene encoding zinc finger protein 800a isoform X3 has product MEAANSEDQGSRTSDKCCQTETLQACCCQTTETPQEPCGKNPVHAIEPGDPPLLQQQLQTSKSGIHQIIECFRSGTAQLKHMLLKEVDTIFECKICRSLFRGLPNLVTHKELYCFSRQPQSDEPSQGGQSQAIKELLQAIYPQKDQEKHVIQLEAIETNPNAVFQQVAVVEIQDMPENPAPTPQTMIPPTEKKNRRKSILAPKKVQQSDFEDEMETEPEEPPAKEGQSCEEQIKIEPVEGEEEEEESAASEVKEMRISCCLCGKDFSSRRSVRRHCRKMHWQRMEELRKFTETRTVPTSLLSMVKDKHPVEPPPSPGKSCPVCKKSFATKANVRRHFDEVHRGLKRDLITPEIATRPGQPLLLDTRPPSPAKAPSSPLKQEKTQYNLTNCRCKLCKRKYSSQLMLRRHMRIVHKMPIIESSSQKAKSKHERRDKVFPKKESLSKASEDDGNHGVSFDFKRIYCWLCKRQFSTSQNLGKHIAELHTDGNDSIYIKFYRCPICRYESRRKRDVIRHITVVHKKSSRYLAKVMPALENQAVKKPADAVLNSASKKTNSKEEGSGKQKTQDPPASPKSCQQDPLVSSKAKKQESPTSPNTRKHSALTSLNTGKLESPLTPNRQDKNLQASKNPHVTRSHNVIKGPPITRSQETCTEVRVTKNFSLHACDMCGRAFAKKVYLETHRRRHRTAIASGDKLQGRSTRSKALIW; this is encoded by the exons ATGGAGGCTGCTAACAGCGAAGATCAGGGAAGCCGGACTAGTGACAAATGCTGCCAGACTGAGACACTTCAGGCCTGCTGTTGCCAAACAACAGAAACCCCTCAAGAGCCTTGTGGCAAAAATCCAG ttcATGCGATTGAGCCTGGTGATCCACCCCTGCTTCAGCAGCAGCTCCAGACCTCCAAGTCAGGAATTCATCAAATCATTGAGTGTTTTCGCTCAG GTACAGCTCAACTCAAACACATGCTGCTGAAGGAGGTTGACACCATATTTGAGTGCAAAATCTGTCGAAGTCTGTTCCGTGGTCTACCAAATCTAGTCACTCACAAGGAGCTCTACTGCTTTTCCCGACAACCTCAGTCAGATG AGCCTTCACAAGGTGGGCAGAGCCAAGCTATCAAAGAACTTCTTCAAGCCATCTATCCACAGAAAGACCAAGAAAAACATGTCATTCAGCTGGAGGCCATTGAGACCAACCCCAATGCAGTGTTCCAACAAGTGGCAGTAGTGGAAATTCAGGACATGCCGGAAAACCCAGCCCCTACACCCCAGACTATGATCCCACCAACTGAGAAGAAAAACAGACGCAAATCTATTTTGGCACCCAAAAAGGTCCAACAGTCAGATTTTGAAGACGAAATGGAAACTGAACCTGAAGAACCACCTGCTAAGGAAGGTCAAAGCTGCGAAGAGCAAATAAAGATTGAGCCGGTGGAAGGggaggaagaagaagaggagaGTGCCGCCTCTGAGGTAAAGGAGATGAGGATCTCTTGCTGCCTCTGCGGAAAAGACTTCAGCTCCAGACGTAGTGTCCGACGCCACTGCCGGAAGATGCACTGGCAGAGGATGGAGGAGTTACGCAAATTTACAGAGACACGCACAGTGCCTACCAGCCTGCTGTCTATGGTGAAGGACAAGCACCCTGTTGAACCACCACCTTCTCCTGGAAAGAGTTGCCCAGTGTGCAAAAAGTCATTTGCCACCAAGGCCAATGTTCGTCGCCACTTTGATGAGGTCCACCGAGGTTTGAAACGGGATTTGATCACACCAGAGATTGCCACAAGACCAGGCCAGCCTCTTTTACTTGACACTCGTCCTCCTTCTCCTGCGAAAGCACCAAGCTCTCCTTTGAAGCAAGAGAAGACACAGTACAACCTGACAAATTGTCGCTGCAAGCTGTGCAAACGCAAGTACAGCTCCCAGCTAATGCTTAGGCGGCACATGCGAATCGTTCACAAGATGCCCATTATAGAAAGCAGCTCTCAGAAGGCCAAGTCGAAGCATGAGAGAAGAGATAAGGTTTTCCCAAAGAAAGAGTCTCTCTCGAAAGCTTCAGAAGATGATGGAAACCATGGTGTGAGTTTTGACTTCAAGAGGATCTACTGCTGGTTGTGTAAACGTCAGTTCAGTACCAGTCAGAACCTAGGCAAGCACATTGCCGAGCTGCACACCGATGGAAACGACAGCATCTACATCAAGTTTTACCGATGCCCCATCTGCAGATACGAGTCACGGCGAAAGCGTGACGTTATTCGCCATATCACAGTGGTGCACAAGAAGTCATCACGTTATCTGGCAAAGGTTATGCCTGCCTTGGAGAACCAGGCAGTCAAGAAACCAGCTGATGCAGTCTTGAACAGCGCAAGCAAGAAAACAAACTCAAAAGAAGAGGGTAGTGGAAAGCAAAAAACGCAAGACCCACCAGCTTCTCCTAAAAGTTGTCAACAAGATCCTCTTGTATCTTCCAAAGCAAAGAAACAAGAATCCCCAACATCTCCAAACACTCGAAAGCATTCCGCTCTAACGTCGCTTAACACAGGCAAACTTGAGTCTCCGCTTACACCAAATAGACAAGACAAGAACCTTCAAGCATCCAAGAACCCACATGTCACTCGCAGTCATAATGTTATCAAGGGGCCACCCATCACCAGAAGTCAGGAGACCTGCACGGAGGTTAGGGTAACAAAAAACTTTTCCCTTCACGCATGTGATATGTGTGGCCGGGCGTTTGCCAAAAAGGTCTACCTTGAGACGCACAGGCGGAGACACAGGACTGCCATCGCGAGTGGGGACAAATTACAAGGAAGAAGCACTCGATCAAAGGCCCTCATTTGGTAG
- the znf800a gene encoding zinc finger protein 800a isoform X1 — protein sequence MLVQPMASRVPAHMHPQSNMFIKEASEMEAANSEDQGSRTSDKCCQTETLQACCCQTTETPQEPCGKNPVHAIEPGDPPLLQQQLQTSKSGIHQIIECFRSGTAQLKHMLLKEVDTIFECKICRSLFRGLPNLVTHKELYCFSRQPQSDEPSQGGQSQAIKELLQAIYPQKDQEKHVIQLEAIETNPNAVFQQVAVVEIQDMPENPAPTPQTMIPPTEKKNRRKSILAPKKVQQSDFEDEMETEPEEPPAKEGQSCEEQIKIEPVEGEEEEEESAASEVKEMRISCCLCGKDFSSRRSVRRHCRKMHWQRMEELRKFTETRTVPTSLLSMVKDKHPVEPPPSPGKSCPVCKKSFATKANVRRHFDEVHRGLKRDLITPEIATRPGQPLLLDTRPPSPAKAPSSPLKQEKTQYNLTNCRCKLCKRKYSSQLMLRRHMRIVHKMPIIESSSQKAKSKHERRDKVFPKKESLSKASEDDGNHGVSFDFKRIYCWLCKRQFSTSQNLGKHIAELHTDGNDSIYIKFYRCPICRYESRRKRDVIRHITVVHKKSSRYLAKVMPALENQAVKKPADAVLNSASKKTNSKEEGSGKQKTQDPPASPKSCQQDPLVSSKAKKQESPTSPNTRKHSALTSLNTGKLESPLTPNRQDKNLQASKNPHVTRSHNVIKGPPITRSQETCTEVRVTKNFSLHACDMCGRAFAKKVYLETHRRRHRTAIASGDKLQGRSTRSKALIW from the exons ATGCTTGTGCAGCCAATGGCTTCGCGCGTTCCCGCACACATGCATCCACAATCTAACATG TTCATAAAAGAGGCCTCAGAGATGGAGGCTGCTAACAGCGAAGATCAGGGAAGCCGGACTAGTGACAAATGCTGCCAGACTGAGACACTTCAGGCCTGCTGTTGCCAAACAACAGAAACCCCTCAAGAGCCTTGTGGCAAAAATCCAG ttcATGCGATTGAGCCTGGTGATCCACCCCTGCTTCAGCAGCAGCTCCAGACCTCCAAGTCAGGAATTCATCAAATCATTGAGTGTTTTCGCTCAG GTACAGCTCAACTCAAACACATGCTGCTGAAGGAGGTTGACACCATATTTGAGTGCAAAATCTGTCGAAGTCTGTTCCGTGGTCTACCAAATCTAGTCACTCACAAGGAGCTCTACTGCTTTTCCCGACAACCTCAGTCAGATG AGCCTTCACAAGGTGGGCAGAGCCAAGCTATCAAAGAACTTCTTCAAGCCATCTATCCACAGAAAGACCAAGAAAAACATGTCATTCAGCTGGAGGCCATTGAGACCAACCCCAATGCAGTGTTCCAACAAGTGGCAGTAGTGGAAATTCAGGACATGCCGGAAAACCCAGCCCCTACACCCCAGACTATGATCCCACCAACTGAGAAGAAAAACAGACGCAAATCTATTTTGGCACCCAAAAAGGTCCAACAGTCAGATTTTGAAGACGAAATGGAAACTGAACCTGAAGAACCACCTGCTAAGGAAGGTCAAAGCTGCGAAGAGCAAATAAAGATTGAGCCGGTGGAAGGggaggaagaagaagaggagaGTGCCGCCTCTGAGGTAAAGGAGATGAGGATCTCTTGCTGCCTCTGCGGAAAAGACTTCAGCTCCAGACGTAGTGTCCGACGCCACTGCCGGAAGATGCACTGGCAGAGGATGGAGGAGTTACGCAAATTTACAGAGACACGCACAGTGCCTACCAGCCTGCTGTCTATGGTGAAGGACAAGCACCCTGTTGAACCACCACCTTCTCCTGGAAAGAGTTGCCCAGTGTGCAAAAAGTCATTTGCCACCAAGGCCAATGTTCGTCGCCACTTTGATGAGGTCCACCGAGGTTTGAAACGGGATTTGATCACACCAGAGATTGCCACAAGACCAGGCCAGCCTCTTTTACTTGACACTCGTCCTCCTTCTCCTGCGAAAGCACCAAGCTCTCCTTTGAAGCAAGAGAAGACACAGTACAACCTGACAAATTGTCGCTGCAAGCTGTGCAAACGCAAGTACAGCTCCCAGCTAATGCTTAGGCGGCACATGCGAATCGTTCACAAGATGCCCATTATAGAAAGCAGCTCTCAGAAGGCCAAGTCGAAGCATGAGAGAAGAGATAAGGTTTTCCCAAAGAAAGAGTCTCTCTCGAAAGCTTCAGAAGATGATGGAAACCATGGTGTGAGTTTTGACTTCAAGAGGATCTACTGCTGGTTGTGTAAACGTCAGTTCAGTACCAGTCAGAACCTAGGCAAGCACATTGCCGAGCTGCACACCGATGGAAACGACAGCATCTACATCAAGTTTTACCGATGCCCCATCTGCAGATACGAGTCACGGCGAAAGCGTGACGTTATTCGCCATATCACAGTGGTGCACAAGAAGTCATCACGTTATCTGGCAAAGGTTATGCCTGCCTTGGAGAACCAGGCAGTCAAGAAACCAGCTGATGCAGTCTTGAACAGCGCAAGCAAGAAAACAAACTCAAAAGAAGAGGGTAGTGGAAAGCAAAAAACGCAAGACCCACCAGCTTCTCCTAAAAGTTGTCAACAAGATCCTCTTGTATCTTCCAAAGCAAAGAAACAAGAATCCCCAACATCTCCAAACACTCGAAAGCATTCCGCTCTAACGTCGCTTAACACAGGCAAACTTGAGTCTCCGCTTACACCAAATAGACAAGACAAGAACCTTCAAGCATCCAAGAACCCACATGTCACTCGCAGTCATAATGTTATCAAGGGGCCACCCATCACCAGAAGTCAGGAGACCTGCACGGAGGTTAGGGTAACAAAAAACTTTTCCCTTCACGCATGTGATATGTGTGGCCGGGCGTTTGCCAAAAAGGTCTACCTTGAGACGCACAGGCGGAGACACAGGACTGCCATCGCGAGTGGGGACAAATTACAAGGAAGAAGCACTCGATCAAAGGCCCTCATTTGGTAG
- the znf800a gene encoding zinc finger protein 800a isoform X2, giving the protein MLVQPMASRVPAHMHPQSNMFIKEASEMEAANSEDQGSRTSDKCCQTETLQACCCQTTETPQEPCGKNPVHAIEPGDPPLLQQQLQTSKSGIHQIIECFRSGTAQLKHMLLKEVDTIFECKICRSLFRGLPNLVTHKELYCFSRQPQSDEPSQGGQSQAIKELLQAIYPQKDQEKHVIQLEAIETNPNAVFQQVAVVEIQDMPENPAPTPQTMIPPTEKKNRRKSILAPKKVQQSDFEDEMETEPEEPPAKEGQSCEEQIKIEPVEGEEEEEESAASEVKEMRISCCLCGKDFSSRRSVRRHCRKMHWQRMEELRKFTETRTVPTSLLSMVKDKHPVEPPPSPGKSCPVCKKSFATKANVRRHFDEVHRGLKRDLITPEIATRPGQPLLLDTRPPSPAKAPSSPLKQEKTQYNLTNCRCKLCKRKYSSQLMLRRHMRIVHKMPIIESSSQKAKSKHERRDKVFPKKESLSKASEDDGNHGVSFDFKRIYCWLCKRQFSTSQNLGKHIAELHTDGNDSIYIKFYRCPICRYESRRKRDVIRHITVVHKKSSRYLAKVMPALENQAVKKPADAVLNSASKKTNSKEEGSGKQKTQDPPASPKSCQQDPLVSSKAKKQESPTSPNTRKHSALTSLNTGKLESPLTPNRQDKNLQASKNPHVTRSHNVIKGPPITRSQETCTEVRVTKNFSLHACDMCGRAFAKKVYLETHRRRHRTAIASGDKLQGRSTRSKALI; this is encoded by the exons ATGCTTGTGCAGCCAATGGCTTCGCGCGTTCCCGCACACATGCATCCACAATCTAACATG TTCATAAAAGAGGCCTCAGAGATGGAGGCTGCTAACAGCGAAGATCAGGGAAGCCGGACTAGTGACAAATGCTGCCAGACTGAGACACTTCAGGCCTGCTGTTGCCAAACAACAGAAACCCCTCAAGAGCCTTGTGGCAAAAATCCAG ttcATGCGATTGAGCCTGGTGATCCACCCCTGCTTCAGCAGCAGCTCCAGACCTCCAAGTCAGGAATTCATCAAATCATTGAGTGTTTTCGCTCAG GTACAGCTCAACTCAAACACATGCTGCTGAAGGAGGTTGACACCATATTTGAGTGCAAAATCTGTCGAAGTCTGTTCCGTGGTCTACCAAATCTAGTCACTCACAAGGAGCTCTACTGCTTTTCCCGACAACCTCAGTCAGATG AGCCTTCACAAGGTGGGCAGAGCCAAGCTATCAAAGAACTTCTTCAAGCCATCTATCCACAGAAAGACCAAGAAAAACATGTCATTCAGCTGGAGGCCATTGAGACCAACCCCAATGCAGTGTTCCAACAAGTGGCAGTAGTGGAAATTCAGGACATGCCGGAAAACCCAGCCCCTACACCCCAGACTATGATCCCACCAACTGAGAAGAAAAACAGACGCAAATCTATTTTGGCACCCAAAAAGGTCCAACAGTCAGATTTTGAAGACGAAATGGAAACTGAACCTGAAGAACCACCTGCTAAGGAAGGTCAAAGCTGCGAAGAGCAAATAAAGATTGAGCCGGTGGAAGGggaggaagaagaagaggagaGTGCCGCCTCTGAGGTAAAGGAGATGAGGATCTCTTGCTGCCTCTGCGGAAAAGACTTCAGCTCCAGACGTAGTGTCCGACGCCACTGCCGGAAGATGCACTGGCAGAGGATGGAGGAGTTACGCAAATTTACAGAGACACGCACAGTGCCTACCAGCCTGCTGTCTATGGTGAAGGACAAGCACCCTGTTGAACCACCACCTTCTCCTGGAAAGAGTTGCCCAGTGTGCAAAAAGTCATTTGCCACCAAGGCCAATGTTCGTCGCCACTTTGATGAGGTCCACCGAGGTTTGAAACGGGATTTGATCACACCAGAGATTGCCACAAGACCAGGCCAGCCTCTTTTACTTGACACTCGTCCTCCTTCTCCTGCGAAAGCACCAAGCTCTCCTTTGAAGCAAGAGAAGACACAGTACAACCTGACAAATTGTCGCTGCAAGCTGTGCAAACGCAAGTACAGCTCCCAGCTAATGCTTAGGCGGCACATGCGAATCGTTCACAAGATGCCCATTATAGAAAGCAGCTCTCAGAAGGCCAAGTCGAAGCATGAGAGAAGAGATAAGGTTTTCCCAAAGAAAGAGTCTCTCTCGAAAGCTTCAGAAGATGATGGAAACCATGGTGTGAGTTTTGACTTCAAGAGGATCTACTGCTGGTTGTGTAAACGTCAGTTCAGTACCAGTCAGAACCTAGGCAAGCACATTGCCGAGCTGCACACCGATGGAAACGACAGCATCTACATCAAGTTTTACCGATGCCCCATCTGCAGATACGAGTCACGGCGAAAGCGTGACGTTATTCGCCATATCACAGTGGTGCACAAGAAGTCATCACGTTATCTGGCAAAGGTTATGCCTGCCTTGGAGAACCAGGCAGTCAAGAAACCAGCTGATGCAGTCTTGAACAGCGCAAGCAAGAAAACAAACTCAAAAGAAGAGGGTAGTGGAAAGCAAAAAACGCAAGACCCACCAGCTTCTCCTAAAAGTTGTCAACAAGATCCTCTTGTATCTTCCAAAGCAAAGAAACAAGAATCCCCAACATCTCCAAACACTCGAAAGCATTCCGCTCTAACGTCGCTTAACACAGGCAAACTTGAGTCTCCGCTTACACCAAATAGACAAGACAAGAACCTTCAAGCATCCAAGAACCCACATGTCACTCGCAGTCATAATGTTATCAAGGGGCCACCCATCACCAGAAGTCAGGAGACCTGCACGGAGGTTAGGGTAACAAAAAACTTTTCCCTTCACGCATGTGATATGTGTGGCCGGGCGTTTGCCAAAAAGGTCTACCTTGAGACGCACAGGCGGAGACACAGGACTGCCATCGCGAGTGGGGACAAATTACAAGGAAGAAGCACTCGATCAAAGGCCCTCATTTG A
- the si:dkey-42p14.3 gene encoding EF-hand calcium-binding domain-containing protein 10 — translation MCGITATVINLQTDGEPVAEMSSPREQEAAEYLDKHKIVELMDNLTSMLFFYRPDRPREFLIEQLEKLKVSKVHPGNPPCLFNDSNLDALFGILDPSHQGFITYSQYKEALKTLGIKNFNEFPEGASDDRISQETFIREATEGLVGSAATFHQ, via the exons ATGTGCGGTATCACAGCAACAGTGATAAACTTGCAGACGGACGGTGAACCGGTGGCCGAGATGTCATCGCCGCGGGAGCAAGAGGCAGCAGAATACCTCGACAAACACAAAATTGTTGAGCTAATGGATAATTTAACTAGTATGCTCTTCTTCTACAGACCAG ATCGTCCAAGAGAATTTCTAATCGAGCAACTCGAAAAGCTCAAAGTTTCCAAAGTTCATCCAGGAAATCCTCCGTGCCTCTTTAACGACTCCAACTTAGATGCTCTATTTGGAATCCTGGATCCTTCCCATCAAGGCTTTATTACTTACAGTCAATACAAAGAAG CCCTGAAGACACTCGGCATTAAGAATTTCAATGAGTTCCCAGAAGGAGCCAGTGATGACAGAATATCACAAGAGACATTCATAAGAGAGGC GACAGAAGGGCTTGTCGGAAGTGCAGCGACATTCCACCAATAG